In one window of Nocardiopsis aegyptia DNA:
- a CDS encoding CocE/NonD family hydrolase: MRYREDFARDVEVREDWIPMADGTRLHARVWLPADALADPVPALLEYLPYRKGDWTSPRDAQRHPYYAGHGYASVRVDLRGSGDSEGVMLDEYAERETADGVAVVEWLAAQPWCTGRVGMFGISWGGFNSLQIAARRPEALKAIVTVCSADDRYDNDVHYIGGSVLGIDMAGWSGTMLAFTSRPPDPVTVGDAWLPMWRERLDALEPFVHTWLDHQARDEYWRHGSVCEDYSAIDAAVLAVGGWADPYRDTVLRLVEHLPGPVRGLLGPWAHQYPDIARPPGPHIGFLQETLRWWDHWLKDADNGAMDTPRLRSWVQEPVPPATAYAERPGRWVTDDAWPSPATRWCERSLGGADDYSRGSDDSDDSGRGDGAPVTVRSPQHTGVDAGRFFPYGNATDLPPDQREEDGRSTCFDGEPLAERVEILGRARVRLRLDADKPRGTVIVRVCDVAPDGASTLVTRGVLNLGSRYGRDRSVPWEPGTPEDVEVELTGTGYAFPAGHRIRVAVSTAYWPWVWPQPDDPALTVWPDRSALLLPVRPAGTDGAPVEFAEPEQAPPLAVELGTSEDRPERLVSHDVGTGEWVLDVDPNYGGSRTYPNGLVYTEKARERYRIRFDDPLSAVAGSEWEITMRREDWDVSVRTSSEMTATADHFVVRSTVEARSGGEVVATRHWHREIPRTAG, from the coding sequence ATGCGCTACCGAGAGGACTTCGCGCGCGACGTCGAGGTCCGCGAGGACTGGATCCCGATGGCCGACGGCACGCGGCTGCACGCACGCGTGTGGCTGCCGGCGGACGCCCTGGCGGACCCGGTCCCGGCGCTGCTGGAGTACCTGCCCTACCGCAAGGGCGACTGGACGTCCCCGCGCGACGCCCAGCGGCATCCGTACTACGCGGGCCACGGGTACGCGTCGGTGCGGGTGGACCTGCGCGGGTCCGGGGACTCCGAGGGCGTGATGCTCGACGAGTACGCCGAGCGGGAGACCGCCGACGGGGTCGCCGTCGTGGAGTGGCTCGCCGCGCAGCCCTGGTGCACCGGGCGGGTGGGGATGTTCGGCATCTCCTGGGGCGGGTTCAACTCGCTGCAGATCGCCGCGCGGCGCCCGGAGGCGCTCAAGGCGATCGTCACGGTGTGCTCGGCCGACGACCGCTACGACAACGACGTGCACTACATCGGCGGATCGGTGCTGGGCATCGACATGGCCGGCTGGTCCGGCACCATGCTGGCGTTCACGTCGCGCCCGCCGGACCCGGTCACGGTCGGCGACGCGTGGCTGCCGATGTGGCGGGAGCGCCTCGACGCGCTGGAGCCGTTCGTCCACACCTGGCTGGACCACCAGGCCCGCGACGAGTACTGGCGGCACGGGAGCGTGTGCGAGGACTACTCCGCGATCGACGCCGCGGTGCTGGCCGTCGGCGGCTGGGCCGACCCCTACCGCGACACCGTGCTGCGGCTGGTGGAGCACCTGCCCGGGCCGGTCCGCGGGCTGCTGGGCCCCTGGGCGCACCAGTACCCCGACATCGCGCGGCCGCCCGGCCCGCACATCGGCTTCCTCCAGGAGACGCTGCGCTGGTGGGACCACTGGCTCAAGGACGCGGACAACGGCGCCATGGACACCCCTCGCCTGCGGTCGTGGGTGCAGGAGCCGGTGCCGCCGGCGACGGCCTACGCCGAGCGGCCCGGCCGGTGGGTCACCGACGACGCCTGGCCCTCTCCGGCGACCCGCTGGTGCGAGCGGTCGCTCGGCGGGGCGGACGACTACTCCCGCGGCTCGGACGACTCGGACGACTCGGGCCGCGGGGACGGCGCGCCGGTGACGGTGCGCAGCCCGCAGCACACGGGCGTCGACGCGGGCCGGTTCTTCCCCTACGGCAACGCCACCGACCTGCCTCCCGACCAGCGGGAGGAGGACGGGCGCTCGACGTGCTTCGACGGTGAGCCGCTGGCCGAGCGCGTGGAGATCCTGGGACGGGCGCGGGTCCGGCTGCGGCTGGACGCCGACAAGCCCAGGGGGACCGTGATCGTGCGGGTGTGCGACGTCGCCCCCGACGGGGCCTCGACCCTCGTCACCCGCGGTGTGCTGAACCTGGGCAGCCGGTACGGCCGCGACCGGTCGGTGCCGTGGGAGCCGGGCACCCCGGAGGACGTGGAGGTGGAGCTCACGGGGACGGGGTACGCGTTCCCCGCCGGGCACCGGATCCGGGTGGCGGTGTCGACCGCGTACTGGCCGTGGGTGTGGCCGCAGCCGGACGACCCCGCCCTGACCGTGTGGCCCGACCGCAGCGCGCTGCTGCTCCCGGTCCGGCCCGCGGGCACGGACGGGGCGCCGGTGGAGTTCGCCGAGCCGGAGCAGGCGCCGCCGCTGGCGGTCGAGCTGGGCACGTCGGAGGACCGGCCCGAGCGCCTGGTGTCGCACGACGTCGGGACCGGCGAGTGGGTGCTCGACGTCGACCCCAACTACGGGGGCTCGCGCACCTACCCCAACGGGCTCGTGTACACGGAGAAGGCGCGCGAACGGTACCGGATCCGGTTCGACGACCCGTTGTCGGCCGTGGCAGGATCCGAGTGGGAGATCACCATGCGTCGGGAGGATTGGGACGTTTCCGTGCGGACGTCGAGCGAAATGACCGCCACCGCGGACCACTTCGTCGTGCGGAGCACGGTGGAGGCCCGTTCCGGCGGCGAGGTCGTCGCCACCCGGCACTGGCACCGCGAGATCCCCAGGACCGCGGGATGA
- a CDS encoding carboxymuconolactone decarboxylase family protein, with product MTALSRGEVEADIKNTLGLVPHFFSAIPDELIGAEWELFKHLELGETLIPNKYKELMGVALHSETKCAYCTLFHTEAAKLFGATDQEIQEAVHYAKSSLGWSAYLNGMQEDYDTFKDELGQIGEYLSSSQA from the coding sequence ATGACCGCACTGAGCCGCGGCGAGGTCGAGGCCGACATCAAGAACACGCTGGGTCTCGTCCCGCACTTCTTCTCAGCCATCCCGGACGAGCTGATCGGCGCCGAGTGGGAGCTCTTCAAGCACCTGGAGCTCGGGGAGACGCTCATCCCGAACAAGTACAAGGAACTGATGGGCGTCGCGCTGCACTCGGAGACCAAGTGCGCGTACTGCACGCTGTTCCACACCGAGGCGGCGAAGCTCTTCGGCGCCACCGACCAGGAGATCCAGGAGGCCGTGCACTACGCCAAGTCGAGCCTGGGCTGGAGCGCGTACCTGAACGGGATGCAGGAGGACTACGACACCTTCAAGGACGAGCTGGGGCAGATCGGCGAGTACCTCAGCAGCTCGCAGGCGTGA
- a CDS encoding TetR/AcrR family transcriptional regulator — MSGPDEGAPARGADGRAPANGPTGARRRAVAPDKRTRQPTEVRRRLILEAAVPLVIERGASRVGLRDIARAAGVSVGTVTYHFGGVREILSEAVSIEIDSYYRPLGERMLAAATAAEGLTTLIEGVFSAETDRHWRLWFDNWAADASLEPDSRQHRRYEEWSDRVAELIARGRDAGEFRCPDVAETTTRFNALVDGLALRRLRGAPPLSIEQARAHLRRFLAAELDLESSPA; from the coding sequence ATGAGCGGCCCGGACGAGGGGGCGCCGGCCCGCGGAGCGGACGGTCGCGCACCGGCCAACGGGCCGACGGGGGCCAGGCGGCGCGCGGTCGCGCCGGACAAGCGCACCCGCCAGCCCACGGAGGTGCGGCGGCGGCTCATCCTGGAGGCCGCGGTGCCGCTGGTGATCGAGCGCGGAGCGAGCCGGGTGGGCCTGCGCGACATCGCCCGCGCGGCGGGGGTGTCCGTCGGCACCGTCACGTACCACTTCGGCGGTGTGCGCGAGATCCTCAGCGAGGCGGTGTCGATCGAGATCGACTCCTACTACCGCCCCCTCGGCGAGCGGATGCTGGCGGCCGCCACCGCCGCGGAGGGGCTGACCACGCTCATCGAGGGCGTGTTCAGCGCGGAGACCGACCGGCACTGGCGGCTGTGGTTCGACAACTGGGCGGCCGACGCCAGCCTGGAGCCGGACTCGCGCCAGCACCGGCGGTACGAGGAGTGGTCGGACCGGGTGGCCGAGCTGATCGCCCGGGGTCGCGACGCGGGGGAGTTCCGCTGCCCGGACGTCGCCGAGACCACGACCCGGTTCAACGCCCTGGTCGACGGGCTGGCCCTGCGCCGCCTGCGGGGCGCTCCGCCGCTGAGCATCGAGCAGGCGCGCGCCCACCTGCGCCGCTTCCTGGCCGCGGAGCTGGACCTGGAGTCCTCCCCGGCCTGA